A segment of the Arachis hypogaea cultivar Tifrunner chromosome 5, arahy.Tifrunner.gnm2.J5K5, whole genome shotgun sequence genome:
tgtgaatttaaattttatttaagtgtCGCTAATAGGTTTTTGTATTTAAAAGCGATATTTGAATCTTTAAGACTTATTTAAGTGAACGAGTAAATTAATCACTCGCATCAACATAAgttgtttatattacatatttAATTCCCCTTCTTCACCTTCGAACAAAACCACTTTGGACAACAGCAATTTGCACCATATCAATGCCTTGgcgtgcattattattattattcaagccATAACCACTATCATCACCAAAAACATTTAAAGGGCCATGGTTGAGCCCCACCGGCGACGGCGTGGCGGTGGCGCGGCAAACGGGACAACTTGTATGAGAATAGAGCCACATATCAATGCATGGCACGTGAAAAGAGTGCATGCACTCCGGCAAAGTCTTCAACTCCTCATCCTCTTCAAAATCTCCCAAACACACGGCACAAGTACCGCCACTGCCGCCACCTTGATCGTCGGCCTCGCTGTTCTCATTAACCTTTTTCTTGTGATACTTATGCGACGGAATCAAATGCGCCACAGAAGTAGAAGTGCTTGGTTCACCACCATCTTGTTGATGTAGATTTTGctcattattatttgaattttgccGGTTATTGCAAAAACAAATTGCTATGAGATGGTAAATTGAGACAACAAAAGCAGCTGAACCCATTGCAAGAAGTAACACAACAATGTTGTTAGATAATGGATTACCTTGGCCACCACCACCATCGTTATC
Coding sequences within it:
- the LOC112800143 gene encoding uncharacterized protein, encoding MDNDGGGGQGNPLSNNIVVLLLAMGSAAFVVSIYHLIAICFCNNRQNSNNNEQNLHQQDGGEPSTSTSVAHLIPSHKYHKKKVNENSEADDQGGGSGGTCAVCLGDFEEDEELKTLPECMHSFHVPCIDMWLYSHTSCPVCRATATPSPVGLNHGPLNVFGDDSGYGLNNNNNARQGIDMVQIAVVQSGFVRR